The following proteins are encoded in a genomic region of Zea mays cultivar B73 chromosome 9, Zm-B73-REFERENCE-NAM-5.0, whole genome shotgun sequence:
- the LOC100384251 gene encoding Probable galacturonosyltransferase 14-like, producing the protein MQLRISPSMRSITISSSNGVVDSMKVRVAPQPPPPPPPPHGAARRGGGGGGGWYWRAVAFPLVVALGCLLPFAFILAAVPALEAGGSKCSSVDCLGRRIGPSFLGRQGGDSTRLVQDLYRFFDQVNKEEFPSDEKLPESFRDFLLEMKDNHYDARTFAVRLKATMETMDKEVKRSRLAEQLYKHYAATAIPKGIHCLSLRLTDEYSSNAHARKQLPPPELLPLLSDNSLQHYILASDNILAASVVVSSIVRSSSLPEKVVFHVITDKKTYPGMHSWFALNSIAPAIVEVKGVHQFAWLTRENVPVLEAIENHRGVRNHYHGDHGTVSSASDNPRVLASKLQARSPKYISLLNHLRIYLPELFPNLNKVVFLDDDIVVQRDLSPLWAINLEGKVNGAVETCRGEDSWVMSKRFRTYFNFSHPVIARSLDPDECAWAYGMNIFDLAAWRKTNIRDTYHFWLKENLKSGLTLWKFGTLPPSLIAFRGHVHGIDPSWHLLGLGYQDKTDIESVRRAAVIHYNGQCKPWLDIAFKNLQPFWTKHVNYSNDFVKNCHILEPQHVKE; encoded by the exons atgcagctgcggatctcgccgagcatgcgcagcatcaccatctccagcagCAATGGCGTCGTCGACTCCATGAAGGTGCGCGTCGCGCCgcagccgcccccgcccccgccgccgccgcacgGGGCCGCCCGGCGCGGCGGGGGTGGCGGAGGGGGATGGTATTGGCGCGCGGTCGCGTTCCCGCTTGTCGTTGCGCTCGGCTGCCTCCTGCCCTTCGCCTTCATCCTCGCCGCCGTCCCCGCGCTCGAGGCAGGCGGAAGCAAGTGCTCCTCCGTCG ATTGCTTGGGGAGGCGAATAGGGCCTAGTTTCCTTGGTAGGCAGGGAGGTGATTCTACA AGGCTGGTGCAAGATCTGTATagattttttgaccaagttaacaaGGAGGAATTCCCATCCGATGAGAAGTTACCAGAATCATTCAGGGATTTCCTTTTGGAGATGAAGGATAACCATTATGATGCTAGAACATTTGCCGTTAGGTTGAAAGCTACG ATGGAAACCATGGATAAGGAGGTAAAGAGGTCAAGGTTGGCAGAACAGCTGTATAAACATTATGCTGCAACAGCTATTCCCAAAGGAATCCATTGTTTGTCTCTGCGCCTTACGGATGAATACTCCTCAAATGCTCATGCACGGAAACAGTTACCGCCACCAGAACTGTTACCTTTGCTTTCTGATAATTCCCTCCAACATTATATTCTAGCCAGTGATAATATTCTTGCTGCTTCAGTTGTTGTCAGCTCAATTGTACGATCTTCCTCACTGCCTGAGAAAGTAGTCTTTCATGTTATTACCGATAAGAAAACATATCCTGGGATGCATTCGTGGTTTGCTCTTAATTCCATAGCTCCTGCAATAGTTGAAGTAAAAGGTGTTCACCAGTTTGCTTGGCTGACAAGAGAAAATGTTCCGGTACTAGAGGCTATAGAAAACCATCGTGGAGTCAGAAATCACTATCATGGAGATCATGGAACAGTTTCCAGTGCAAGTGACAATCCTAGGGTGCTTGCTTCAAAGTTGCAGGCTCGGAGCCCTAAATACATATCCCTGCTGAACCATCTCCGTATTTATTTGCCTGAG CTCTTTCCCAACCTCAACAAGGTGGTCTTCCTCGATGATGACATTGTTGTTCAGCGTGACTTGTCTCCCCTTTGGGCGATCAATCTTGAAGGGAAGGTGAATGGAGCTGTGGAAACATGCAGAGGGGAAGACAGCTGGGTGATGTCTAAGCGTTTCAGGACATATTTCAACTTCTCGCATCCCGTGATAGCTCGGAGTCTTGACCCAGATGAATGTGCTTGGGCATATGGTATGAATATATTTGATCTGGCAGCTTGGAGGAAGACAAATATCAGGGATACATATCATTTCTGGTTGAAGGAG AATCTAAAATCTGGTCTTACACTCTGGAAATTTGGTACTTTACCACCATCCCTTATAGCATTTAGGGGTCATGTGCATGGCATAGACCCATCATGGCACCTGCTTGGCTTAGGATACCAAGACAAGACAGATATTGAGAGTGTCAGGAGGGCTGCAGTGATACATTACAATGGACAG
- the LOC100384251 gene encoding probable galacturonosyltransferase 14-like isoform X1: protein MLLRERVICLLAHELQIQEDCLGRRIGPSFLGRQGGDSTRLVQDLYRFFDQVNKEEFPSDEKLPESFRDFLLEMKDNHYDARTFAVRLKATMETMDKEVKRSRLAEQLYKHYAATAIPKGIHCLSLRLTDEYSSNAHARKQLPPPELLPLLSDNSLQHYILASDNILAASVVVSSIVRSSSLPEKVVFHVITDKKTYPGMHSWFALNSIAPAIVEVKGVHQFAWLTRENVPVLEAIENHRGVRNHYHGDHGTVSSASDNPRVLASKLQARSPKYISLLNHLRIYLPELFPNLNKVVFLDDDIVVQRDLSPLWAINLEGKVNGAVETCRGEDSWVMSKRFRTYFNFSHPVIARSLDPDECAWAYGMNIFDLAAWRKTNIRDTYHFWLKENLKSGLTLWKFGTLPPSLIAFRGHVHGIDPSWHLLGLGYQDKTDIESVRRAAVIHYNGQCKPWLDIAFKNLQPFWTKHVNYSNDFVKNCHILEPQHVKE, encoded by the exons ATGCTTCTCCGAGAACGTGTGATTTGCTTGCTCGCCCATGAGCTTCAGATTCAAGAAG ATTGCTTGGGGAGGCGAATAGGGCCTAGTTTCCTTGGTAGGCAGGGAGGTGATTCTACA AGGCTGGTGCAAGATCTGTATagattttttgaccaagttaacaaGGAGGAATTCCCATCCGATGAGAAGTTACCAGAATCATTCAGGGATTTCCTTTTGGAGATGAAGGATAACCATTATGATGCTAGAACATTTGCCGTTAGGTTGAAAGCTACG ATGGAAACCATGGATAAGGAGGTAAAGAGGTCAAGGTTGGCAGAACAGCTGTATAAACATTATGCTGCAACAGCTATTCCCAAAGGAATCCATTGTTTGTCTCTGCGCCTTACGGATGAATACTCCTCAAATGCTCATGCACGGAAACAGTTACCGCCACCAGAACTGTTACCTTTGCTTTCTGATAATTCCCTCCAACATTATATTCTAGCCAGTGATAATATTCTTGCTGCTTCAGTTGTTGTCAGCTCAATTGTACGATCTTCCTCACTGCCTGAGAAAGTAGTCTTTCATGTTATTACCGATAAGAAAACATATCCTGGGATGCATTCGTGGTTTGCTCTTAATTCCATAGCTCCTGCAATAGTTGAAGTAAAAGGTGTTCACCAGTTTGCTTGGCTGACAAGAGAAAATGTTCCGGTACTAGAGGCTATAGAAAACCATCGTGGAGTCAGAAATCACTATCATGGAGATCATGGAACAGTTTCCAGTGCAAGTGACAATCCTAGGGTGCTTGCTTCAAAGTTGCAGGCTCGGAGCCCTAAATACATATCCCTGCTGAACCATCTCCGTATTTATTTGCCTGAG CTCTTTCCCAACCTCAACAAGGTGGTCTTCCTCGATGATGACATTGTTGTTCAGCGTGACTTGTCTCCCCTTTGGGCGATCAATCTTGAAGGGAAGGTGAATGGAGCTGTGGAAACATGCAGAGGGGAAGACAGCTGGGTGATGTCTAAGCGTTTCAGGACATATTTCAACTTCTCGCATCCCGTGATAGCTCGGAGTCTTGACCCAGATGAATGTGCTTGGGCATATGGTATGAATATATTTGATCTGGCAGCTTGGAGGAAGACAAATATCAGGGATACATATCATTTCTGGTTGAAGGAG AATCTAAAATCTGGTCTTACACTCTGGAAATTTGGTACTTTACCACCATCCCTTATAGCATTTAGGGGTCATGTGCATGGCATAGACCCATCATGGCACCTGCTTGGCTTAGGATACCAAGACAAGACAGATATTGAGAGTGTCAGGAGGGCTGCAGTGATACATTACAATGGACAG